One Desulfuromonas acetoxidans DSM 684 genomic region harbors:
- a CDS encoding DUF3450 domain-containing protein: MLNTPYPKISIRSVRRLPVVAACSLLLLGGVSVLSAKAENTPQAAGLSDVASQTVASEQQTRTLQRQWSDEERALLAKIDQLTRQEAMLGQQVERLDHRLQQKQEQIDAQTRRAEKTEKLRQGLQNWFQISAQELEQNLAASQPFLADERRKRLDDLHSVLLDGDIAVHEQFRRLMEVFQVEAEYGYTCEVYRDKITIDQQQREVDMLRLGRLSLFFTTPDGEQGGVFDPLEKRFVYLPDSMVADLNQARQQINGQTSEALTLLPVGRIQP, encoded by the coding sequence GTGCTAAACACACCATATCCCAAAATATCCATCCGCAGCGTTCGTCGGCTCCCGGTCGTTGCCGCGTGTTCCCTGCTCTTACTGGGCGGCGTTTCCGTCCTGAGCGCCAAAGCTGAGAACACGCCTCAGGCGGCAGGCCTGTCTGATGTGGCCAGTCAGACCGTGGCCAGTGAGCAACAGACCCGCACCTTGCAACGCCAATGGAGTGACGAAGAGCGCGCCCTGCTGGCGAAAATCGATCAACTGACGCGCCAGGAAGCCATGTTGGGCCAACAGGTCGAACGCCTTGATCATCGCCTGCAACAGAAACAGGAACAGATTGACGCCCAGACCCGCCGCGCCGAAAAAACCGAAAAACTGCGCCAGGGCCTGCAGAACTGGTTTCAAATTTCGGCCCAGGAGCTGGAACAAAATCTAGCGGCCAGCCAGCCGTTTCTCGCCGATGAACGGCGCAAACGATTGGATGACCTGCACAGCGTGCTGCTCGATGGCGACATCGCCGTACATGAACAGTTCCGCCGTTTGATGGAAGTGTTTCAGGTCGAGGCGGAATACGGCTACACCTGCGAAGTCTATCGCGACAAAATCACCATTGATCAACAACAGCGTGAGGTGGATATGCTACGACTCGGTCGGCTATCGCTATTTTTTACCACGCCTGACGGCGAACAGGGCGGGGTGTTTGATCCTTTGGAAAAGCGTTTTGTCTACCTGCCGGATTCAATGGTTGCCGACCTCAATCAGGCACGACAACAGATCAACGGACAGACGTCTGAAGCGTTAACCCTGCTGCCCGTGGGGAGGATTCAGCCATGA
- a CDS encoding MotA/TolQ/ExbB proton channel family protein produces MNIAIKRLILFVAPLMALLMVMSVAQPLWAADIRAAYQQLQEQLNEQQQRQQQTARTIADERRDLKQELSAKQRAVRQLEQRIATTERTLAKAEKALSALQARQSRDHEAMNNLAAAVRVAAKQLQERLDASCFSALQPQRARALNKIFNKHYFPGLNDFDTMKRLYLEDMTQSSQVQLAQTQFTALSGIQETGPVLLVGPFLAVAAEHECPALLHYHPASHEFSIINASLSWTQRKLLNVYLAGKSDLAPLDLKAGAGLAQLTEKKTFWQRIKGGGVLVWPILLLAVIAVLISIERALFLKKVHDNTDRTMNQVNEYAEQDDWEACQKLIEGRSTPVYNVVRAGISARHEEREILESILQEAILKELPRLERALPLLNIMAAIAPLLGLLGTVTGMISTFEIINIYGTGDPRMMSGGISVALVTTMLGLVVAIPIMLLHTFLNRQVEHIIGDMEEKSVALTNIISRCQG; encoded by the coding sequence ATGAACATCGCCATCAAACGCCTGATCCTTTTCGTCGCTCCGCTCATGGCCTTACTCATGGTCATGAGCGTCGCCCAGCCACTGTGGGCCGCGGACATTCGCGCCGCGTATCAGCAATTGCAAGAGCAGTTGAATGAGCAGCAACAACGGCAACAGCAAACCGCCCGCACCATTGCCGATGAACGCCGCGACCTGAAACAGGAACTGTCCGCCAAGCAGCGCGCCGTCCGCCAACTGGAACAACGCATCGCCACCACCGAGCGCACCCTGGCCAAAGCGGAAAAAGCCCTGTCGGCGTTGCAGGCCCGCCAGAGTCGTGACCATGAAGCCATGAACAACCTGGCCGCAGCGGTGCGCGTGGCCGCCAAGCAATTGCAGGAAAGACTTGATGCGTCGTGCTTCAGCGCATTGCAGCCGCAACGAGCCCGCGCCCTGAACAAAATTTTCAACAAACATTATTTCCCCGGTCTGAACGATTTCGACACCATGAAACGGCTGTATCTTGAGGATATGACGCAGAGCAGCCAGGTCCAATTGGCCCAGACCCAATTCACCGCCCTGTCCGGCATCCAGGAAACCGGTCCGGTGCTGCTGGTGGGACCGTTTCTGGCCGTAGCTGCTGAGCACGAATGCCCGGCCCTGCTTCATTATCATCCGGCCAGTCATGAATTTTCCATCATCAACGCATCCCTGAGCTGGACGCAACGCAAGCTGCTCAATGTTTACCTGGCAGGAAAGAGCGATCTGGCACCGCTGGATCTCAAGGCCGGTGCCGGTCTGGCCCAACTCACCGAGAAAAAAACCTTCTGGCAGCGGATTAAAGGCGGCGGCGTGCTGGTGTGGCCGATTCTGCTGTTGGCGGTGATTGCCGTGCTGATCAGCATCGAACGGGCGCTGTTTTTGAAAAAGGTCCATGACAACACCGACCGCACCATGAACCAGGTCAACGAATATGCTGAACAGGACGACTGGGAAGCCTGCCAAAAGCTCATTGAGGGGCGCAGCACACCGGTGTACAACGTGGTCCGCGCCGGGATCAGTGCCCGCCACGAAGAACGGGAGATTCTTGAAAGCATCCTCCAGGAGGCAATTCTCAAGGAACTGCCGCGTCTGGAGCGGGCGCTGCCGTTGCTTAACATCATGGCGGCCATTGCCCCGCTGCTCGGCCTGCTCGGCACGGTGACCGGCATGATCAGCACCTTTGAGATCATCAATATCTACGGCACCGGTGACCCACGCATGATGTCCGGCGGCATCTCCGTGGCGCTTGTGACCACCATGCTCGGTCTGGTGGTGGCAATCCCCATCATGTTGCTGCATACCTTCCTCAACCGGCAGGTGGAGCACATCATCGGCGACATGGAGGAAAAATCCGTGGCCCTGACCAACATTATTTCACGGTGCCAGGGTTAG